The following coding sequences are from one Panicum hallii strain FIL2 chromosome 5, PHallii_v3.1, whole genome shotgun sequence window:
- the LOC112895529 gene encoding F-box protein SKIP8-like isoform X3: MDGARALIAAGATAVCCLVCAFWAFRTSSSSSPSFSKKQQSPSLNCSGCASCGCCAAKSANGEMAVGGDNKKKAQESAPPEGGGASMMEQLVPEITTHALSYLDYTSLCRLSMTNSAMRRAANDDGAWKALYHKDFTVEQGTINPPNGWKAYYAATKAIMNLNAEFYNIIREGSLPAMSRFWLNADYVKCIHATGEFFTGQRPTSIRFMQA; this comes from the exons ATGGACGGTGCCCGGGCCCTGATCGCCGCCGGGGCCACCGCCGTCTGCTGCCTCGTCTGCGCCTTCTGGGCCTtccgcacctcctcctcctcctccccctccttctCCAAGAAGCAGCAATCCCCTTCGCTGAACTGCAGCGGCTGCGCCTCCTGCGGCTGCTGCGCCGCCAAGTCCGCCAACGGCGAGATGGCCGTGGGCGGGGATAACAAGAAGAAGGCGCAGGAGTCGGCCCCGCCtgagggcggcggcgcctccATGATGGAGCAGCTCGTCCCCGAGATCACCACCCACGCGCttagctacctcgactacaccAGCCTCTGCCGCCTCTCCATGACCAACTCCGCCATGCGCCGTGCCGCCAACGACGACGGCGCATGGAAGGCGCTCTATCACAAG GATTTTACGGTGGAGCAGGGTACTATAAATCCACCTAATGGATGGAAGGCATACTATGCTGCTACAAAAGCCATCATGAATCTTAATGCAGAATTCTACAATATCATCAGGGAAGGGTCCTTGCCAGCAATGAGCCGATTTTGGCTCAATGCAGATTATGTTAAGTGTATTCACGCGACTGGGGAGTTCTTCACTGG GCAGCGCCCAACTTCGATTCGGTTCATGCAGGCTTGA
- the LOC112895529 gene encoding F-box protein SKIP8-like isoform X2, giving the protein MDGARALIAAGATAVCCLVCAFWAFRTSSSSSPSFSKKQQSPSLNCSGCASCGCCAAKSANGEMAVGGDNKKKAQESAPPEGGGASMMEQLVPEITTHALSYLDYTSLCRLSMTNSAMRRAANDDGAWKALYHKDFTVEQGTINPPNGWKAYYAATKAIMNLNAEFYNIIREGSLPAMSRFWLNADYVKCIHATGEFFTGLDLDCGELDLMVCWFNLCTKTLDLVEKE; this is encoded by the exons ATGGACGGTGCCCGGGCCCTGATCGCCGCCGGGGCCACCGCCGTCTGCTGCCTCGTCTGCGCCTTCTGGGCCTtccgcacctcctcctcctcctccccctccttctCCAAGAAGCAGCAATCCCCTTCGCTGAACTGCAGCGGCTGCGCCTCCTGCGGCTGCTGCGCCGCCAAGTCCGCCAACGGCGAGATGGCCGTGGGCGGGGATAACAAGAAGAAGGCGCAGGAGTCGGCCCCGCCtgagggcggcggcgcctccATGATGGAGCAGCTCGTCCCCGAGATCACCACCCACGCGCttagctacctcgactacaccAGCCTCTGCCGCCTCTCCATGACCAACTCCGCCATGCGCCGTGCCGCCAACGACGACGGCGCATGGAAGGCGCTCTATCACAAG GATTTTACGGTGGAGCAGGGTACTATAAATCCACCTAATGGATGGAAGGCATACTATGCTGCTACAAAAGCCATCATGAATCTTAATGCAGAATTCTACAATATCATCAGGGAAGGGTCCTTGCCAGCAATGAGCCGATTTTGGCTCAATGCAGATTATGTTAAGTGTATTCACGCGACTGGGGAGTTCTTCACTGG GCTTGATTTGGATTGTGGGGAGCTCGATTTGATGGTTTGTTGGTTCAATTTGTGTACTAAGACACTTGATTTGGTGGAGAAAGAATAA
- the LOC112894868 gene encoding ubiquitin carboxyl-terminal hydrolase 6-like yields the protein MPTVSVKWQKEVFSGIEIDTSQPPIVFKSQLYTLTGVPPERQKIMVKGGILKDDADWSTLGVKDGQKLMMIGTADEIVKAPEKGPVFVEDLPEEEQVVVLGHSAGLYNLGNTCYMNSTLQCLHSVPELKSALLSYSDTGRGNGIDQASHNLTLATRNTFGELDQSVRPVAPLQFLQTLRKKYPQFAQQHNNVYMQQDAEECWTQLVYTLSQTLTSDASESAALSMKQLFGIDLVSRVHCAESGEESTETESVYSLKCHISQDVNHLHEGLKHGLKTELEKVSPALGRTAIYTRESRINELPRYLTVQFVRFFWKRESNQKAKILRKVDYPLELDVYEFCSDELKQKLQAPRQMLRDAENAKFGLKTEVKASSSKENEGSSSTAGDSSSMDIDKADPSVPKKQLTGVYDLVAVLTHKGRSADSGHYVGWVKQDNGKWIEFDDDNPNIRKEEDILKLSGGGDWHMAYICLYKARVAESKS from the exons atGCCGACCG TTAGCGTGAAATGGCAGAAGGAGGTCTTTTCAGGCATAGAGATTGACACTAGCCAACCACCGATTGTTTTCAAGAGTCAGTTGTACACACTAACCGGTGTACCACCTGAACGCCAAAAAATTATGGTGAAGGGTGGAATATTGAAG GATGATGCAGATTGGTCTACTTTGGGAGTGAAAGAT GGTCAAAAGTTGATGATGATAGGAACAGCTGATGAAATTGTGAAAGCTCCAGAGAAAGGTCCAGTGTTTGTTGAGGATCTACCAGAAGAAGAGCAAGTGGTCGTGCTG GGGCACAGTGCTGGTCTTTATAACCTTGGGAATACATGCTACATGAATTCCACATTGCAATGTCTGCATTCTGTTCCAGAGCTGAAGTCAGCGCTACTAAG CTATTCAGATACTGGAAGAGGTAATGGCATTGACCAAGCCTCTCATAATTTGACTCTTGCAACTCGTAATACCTTTGGTGAGCTTGATCAAAGTGTCCGTCCTGTTGCACCTCTACAATTCTTGCAG ACATTGCGTAAAAAATATCCACAATTTGCCCAGCAGCACAACAATGTCTACATGCAACAG GATGCAGAAGAATGCTGGACACAGCTGGTGTATACACTTTCTCAAACTCTTACATCAGATGCAAG TGAATCTGCAGCTCTTTCGATGAAGCAACTGTTTGGGATAGATCTCGTGAGCAG GGTCCACTGTGCAGAAAGTGGTGAGGAGAGCACGGAAACGGAATCAGTTTATTCCCTGAAGTGTCATATATCTCAAGATGTGAACCACCTTCATGAGGGACTTAAGCAT GGCTTGAAGACAGAACTTGAGAAAGTTTCACCTGCACTGGGTCGCACTGCAATTTATACTAGAGAGTCGAGAATAAATGAGCTGCCCAG GTACTTGACTGTGCAGTTCGTACGTTTCTTTTGGAAAAGGGAATCAAACCAAAAGGCAAAGATTTTACGC AAAGTTGATTACCCTCTGGAACTGGATGTTTATGAATTTTGCTCAGATGAACTGAAGCAGAAACTCCAAGCTCCTCGACAG ATGCTGAGAGATGCAGAAAATGCAAAGTTTGGATTGAAAACAGAGGTGAAAGCTAGCAGCTCAAAAGAAAATGAG GGGTCATCAAGTACCGCTGGGGACTCATCCAGCATGGACATTGACAAAG CTGATCCttctgtaccaaagaagcaattGACTGGTGTCTACGATTTGGTTGCTGTATTGACACACAAGGGAAGAAGTGCAGACTCTGGCCACTATGTTGGCTGGGTTAAGCAAGATAACG GAAAATGGATCGAGTTTGATGATGACAACCCAAACATTCGCAAGGAGGAAGATATTTTGAAACTATCTGGAGGAG GTGACTGGCACATGGCTTATATCTGCCTGTATAAAGCTCGTGTGGCTGAATCGAAGAGCTAG
- the LOC112895529 gene encoding F-box protein SKIP8-like isoform X1, translated as MDGARALIAAGATAVCCLVCAFWAFRTSSSSSPSFSKKQQSPSLNCSGCASCGCCAAKSANGEMAVGGDNKKKAQESAPPEGGGASMMEQLVPEITTHALSYLDYTSLCRLSMTNSAMRRAANDDGAWKALYHKDFTVEQGTINPPNGWKAYYAATKAIMNLNAEFYNIIREGSLPAMSRFWLNADYVKCIHATGEFFTGYNAVMESWGLLFNWGQDGGQGIAFQIRDVRVRVLGEVAWVNLKANVDVDPVLFHVTNVYEFRNGRWYMVHHHSSLMADPVPHNMFG; from the exons ATGGACGGTGCCCGGGCCCTGATCGCCGCCGGGGCCACCGCCGTCTGCTGCCTCGTCTGCGCCTTCTGGGCCTtccgcacctcctcctcctcctccccctccttctCCAAGAAGCAGCAATCCCCTTCGCTGAACTGCAGCGGCTGCGCCTCCTGCGGCTGCTGCGCCGCCAAGTCCGCCAACGGCGAGATGGCCGTGGGCGGGGATAACAAGAAGAAGGCGCAGGAGTCGGCCCCGCCtgagggcggcggcgcctccATGATGGAGCAGCTCGTCCCCGAGATCACCACCCACGCGCttagctacctcgactacaccAGCCTCTGCCGCCTCTCCATGACCAACTCCGCCATGCGCCGTGCCGCCAACGACGACGGCGCATGGAAGGCGCTCTATCACAAG GATTTTACGGTGGAGCAGGGTACTATAAATCCACCTAATGGATGGAAGGCATACTATGCTGCTACAAAAGCCATCATGAATCTTAATGCAGAATTCTACAATATCATCAGGGAAGGGTCCTTGCCAGCAATGAGCCGATTTTGGCTCAATGCAGATTATGTTAAGTGTATTCACGCGACTGGGGAGTTCTTCACTGG ATACAATGCGGTGATGGAGAGCTGGGGCTTGCTGTTCAACTGGGGCCAAGATGGAGGGCAGGGCATTGCTTTCCAGATACGGGATGTCCGTGTTCGTGTCCTTGGTGAGGTGGCGTGGGTCAACTTGAAGGCGAATGTTGACGTTGACCCTGTGCTGTTTCATGTGACAAATGTGTATGAGTTCCGCAATGGCAGGTGGTATATGGTTCACCACCACAGCTCGCTCATGGCTGACCCTGTTCCGCATAATATGTTTGGTTGA